The Actinomycetota bacterium nucleotide sequence ATACAAACTTTTTAAATGACTTGAAGCGCGGGGATGTGTTCGTTTTGCGGGTAGGACGCCGAGATGGCGTTCCTCATGTAGTGCTAAATGAGGCCCAGGATGCGCAAGATCCTCGACCAAGAGTTATGTCACTAAATAAGCAAGTAAAACGCATCGGTATTTTTGACTTCGACGAACTACCGCAATTAATTGGGGTAATCAGGATTCCGCCAAGTTTTGATTCACGTTCCGTTAAAAGCAGAAATTGGTTGTCGGAACAATTAATTCGGCAAGCTAAACACAGCAAACCAGAGCACCAGTGGAAACAGTCGACTGTCCAGACTAGCGTCGAGATTGATCGTCTTCGTAAGGCAATTCGAAGTCATCCATGCCATGGGTGCACGGATCGCGAAGAACATGTCCGCTGGTACGAAAGAAATAGAGAAACGCAAAAATCCATTCGCAAATTGGAAGAGCGGGTAGCCGCTCGGACAAGTTCCATCGCTCGAGAGTTTGACCAGGTTTGCTCTGTTTTGACCGAACTAGGCTACCTATTGGAAATAACAGATGGACACGAAATTACTGAACGCGGCCAGGTGTTGCGCGGAATTTACTCAGATCGAGACTTGCTGGTCGCCGAGTGCATCGAACAGCAGGCTTGGTCTGGACTGACAGTCGAAACATTAGCCAGTGCAGTAAGTGCCTTGGTTTTTGATGCCAGACGAGATGAAGAGAACCCGATTACTATTCCCGAAGGACAACTTGGCGACGTTCTCATAGGAATGCAGCAACTTTGGGGCGAGCTGAAAGACGTTGAATCGCAGAATCGGATTGACTATCTCGCTGAGTTAGATTTTGGCTTTATCTGGCCAACTTTGAAGTGGGCTCGCGGACAAGACATAGCCAGAGTTCTCAGAAATCAGTCATTGGCGCCAGGGGATTTCGTTAGGTGGACCAAGCAAGTCATCGACCTGTTAAAGCAGATTGCCGTAACGAGTACTGATCGAGAGCTAAGCGAGCTAGCTCGCAATAGCGCAAGAAATTTAGAGCGGGGAATAGTCACGTGGTGAAAGGTCTCTATTTCGATAGTGCAACGCTTTACTATCGCGCGTTCTTTGCCGTACCAGACTCTGTGCGAGCACCGGATGGAACACCGTCAGGTGCTGTCCGTGGCTTTCTAGAAATGACAAGCACTTTGATTTCTCAGTTTCCAGCAGATCATGTGGTCTTTGCCTGGGATTTAGATTGGCGACCACAGTGGCGAGTTGATTTGATACCCAGTTACAAGACACATCGCCTTGAACCTGACGCTCGGTTAGGTGAGGGCGAAGAAGATGTTCCCGATCAGTTGTCTGCTCAGATCGATGCCATCGCCGCAATTCTTGACGCTGTGGGCGTGCCACGACTCGGAGAAGATGGATTTGAGGCTGACGACATACTCGGCTCACTAGTTGCGCAGCATAAACATGAGGCCGACATTGTGACAGGAGATCGTGATCTATTTCAATTGGTGAATGATGAATCAAAGCATCGCGTGATTTCCATCACCAAAGGTATTCGAAACCTGGTCTTTGTGGACGATTCGTATCTTTTGCAAACCTACGGTGTTACAGGAAGTCAATACTCGGCTTTTGCCGCATTGCGAGGGGACTCTTCTGATGGACTGCCGGGGGTACGAGGGATAGGCGAAAAGGGCGCAGCAGCTCTAATAGCTGCGCACGACTCGATCCCTGGATTGATGGCAGCGGTCAATGAAGTCTCTAGTGGCATCAGTAAAAGTCATCGGACAAAACTCTTGACGCAGATTGACGAATTGCCCAATATGTTGAAGGTCGTTCAAGTTCGTACTGACGCAAGGGTAACGCGCAAACTTGTGCCCGTTAGCAGAATTAAGGACAGCAGCTCCCTTGCCGAGTTGGCTAGGGACTGGGGCGTTTCTCGGCAAGTAAATGCCTTTTTGGTCGCACTTAATCTGCCGAAATTGGATAGCGTTGACTCATGATTTCTTTGGCTTATGACAAACGGATATCACGCCTGAAGCAGGCCATGGAAAGTGATGACCTCGACGCAGTTTTCATAACTCCGAGTTCTGACCTGCGGTACTTAACGGGCTATCAGGCGCTACCGCTAGAGCGACTAACCTGTTTAATAGTTTCATCTGGCCAAACAACCAAACTCCTTGTACCGCGCTTAGAACTGCCAGCGGCTCAAGTTCACGATTTAGCACAATTCGACATTGAATTAGTCGCATGGGATGAGACAGACGATCCGATCGCAATGCTGGCTAAACTCACGGGCTCAGTTTCTCGAGTGGCAGTTGCTGACACGATGTGGGCACAAAAGGCATTAGCTATCCAGAGTGCTCTTTCGGCTACGACAGTTGCGGCTGGATCATTGCTGAGCCAACTGCGTGAGGTAAAGGAAGATGCCGAGCTGTCGGCCATAGCAAAAGCAGGCTTGGCCATCGACGCAGTTCACGATCAAATGGGTAACTGGCTACGGGCGGGCAGAAGTGAACGTGACGTTGCGCGGGACATCGCGGACGCCATTGTCAGCTCGGGCCATGAACGCGTTGATTTTGTTATTGTGGCCAGTGGACCAAACGGAGCAAGCCCACACCATGAATCTTCTGACCGCATTATTGAACCAGGAGACCCAGTAGTTGTCGACATAGGTGGAACGATGCCCAGTGGCTATTGCAGCGATTCAACGCGTATGTACGCCGTGGGGACACCAAGTGCGCAATATTTTGCTAGTTACAAGATTCTGCAGGAGGCACAAAGCGCAGCAGTTGATGGGATAAGTGCGGGTATGACCGGCGCTGCAGCGGACGCAATAGCAAGAGATATTCTTACTGAAGGCGGACTGGGCGAATACTTTGTACACCGAACCGGTCATGGCCTGGGCTTAGACACTCACGAGGAGCCGTACATAGTCGCAAGTAATCAGAAACCACTGGTTGCCGGAAATGTTTTCTCAATTGAGCCAGGTTTCTATATTCCTGGCAAGTATGGAGCCAGAATCGAAGACATTGTTGCATTGACTGAGACTGGGTTAGTTAATTTCAACAACACTTCACACGACTTAGCCATTTTGTAATTATGAGTTCCACATTGATTGTTGGGCGCAGTGTCTATGCGCCTGGAGTCGTAGGCGCTCAAGCAGTACTTTTTGAAGAGGAACAAATTGTTTGGGTTGGCGACAAGTTCACCGCTCAAACTTTCAAGGTTGAGGTAGACAACTATGTGGAACACCCCGACGCATTTATCGGTCCGGGTTTTGTCGATGCTCATGTACACCTGAGTGCCACAGGCCTGCGCTTACTTGGCGCTGACCTATCTGCAGCAACAAGTTGGTCAGACCTTGCGCTACGCACTGCGAAATATCTGTCGGCTTCAAACAGCAATCGAAATTTTCTATTCGGGTGGGACGAGTCGGGATGGCCTGATGATTTCTCCCAGTTTCTTGACGCGCTGCCGCAGGCGCTTCGAGTTAAATCCTTCTATCTGGCCCGAATAGACGGGCACTCTGCAGTAGTCAACCAAATGGAAGATAGTTCTGGTCCGAAAGTGCTCTCCGGGCAAGTGCGGCAAAAATATTGGGAAGAGTATTCGAGCGGTTTCGATTCAGATTTCTACACACAAAGCATCACGGCTGCGTTAAAAAAGGCTGCTAGTTTCGGGGTTGTGAGCGTTCACGAGAACGCTGGGCCCACTGTTAGTTCAAAAGCAGACTTCCTTTCAGTTCTGTCAGTTGCCAAATCGAACGACCTTCCTGGCGTCGTACCGTATTGGGCGTCTGCAGACATCGACGAAGCACTGGCACTAGGTGCTTTCGGGGTGGCTGGCGATTTCAGTGTAGATGGGTCACTGGGTTCAAGGACTGCACTGCTAACCGAAAGTTATTCCGATCAACCGGATACTCGTGGCTTTGCACAGTTGTCAGTACCAGAAATTGCAGCACAAATTGTTCGGGCAACCCGGCGAGGAGTTCAGGCGGGCTTTCATGCTATCGGCGATTTAGCCTGTGAAAAGGTGCACGAGGGGTTTCTGCAAGCACTCACCGAAGTTACACCAGCACAGGTTCGGGCCTGTCGCCATCGGATTGAACATTTATCGATGCCAACCTGCGAAGCGCTAGAGCTATTCGCTGGACTCGGAGTGGTGGCTAGTGTTCAGCCGTCATTCGACGCCTACTGGGGCACTAAAGCGGGCATGTATGAGAGTCGGCTTGGATCTGCTCGTTTAGCCCAAACGCACCCATTCCACAAAATGATAGAAGCGGGGATGGCACTAGCCTTCGGTTCTGATTCGCCGGTGACCCAAAGCAGTCCTTGGGATTGGATTCGGGCAGCAACTACCCATAATCAGGTCGAATCGCAGATTTCTGATCGCGCAGCGTTTAATGCCGCCACTAGGGGAGGGCATCGAGCCGCGCGAAATGACGCTGCTGGTGTTATCCAGGTAGGACACCGGGCCGATCTGGCGATTTGGCAGGTAGAAAACTACAACAGTGGGCAAGCGGCTACTGTTACCCAGAGTTGGTCAACTGATCCGCGATCTGGTTTACCTGCCCTGCCAGATTTAAGTGAAGGTAACCCTGAGTGTTTACTCACGGTTCGTGCAGGTCGGGTGATTTATGACCGAGCTACGCATGTTTAATTTTCGCACGGTGTTCAAATCTATTTTTGCTGGTGTAATTCTCTATTCTTCCTTTATCTGGTCAAGCTGGGTCCTAGTTCTATTTTCCCTTGCGTGGCTATATCGGTTATTGATAGATCAGCCGCTCAAAGCCAGATTCTGGATAGTGCTCAGTTTTGGACTTGGATTCTTCGTTCCTTTGCTTCGTTGGATAGCAGTTTTAGGCACCGATGCGCATGCACTCTTGGTTTTGCTTTGTTTAAGCTTCTTCATATTCCTGGCCTTAACGCCAGTTGAAGCAAACAGCACCCGTGGAAAAATCGAATTCGCAATTATTTGGGCAGCCATTGAACTGCTGCGGAGCAATTTTCCCTGGGGTGGCTTCAGTTGGGGTCTACTTAGCTATCCCGCTAGTTCGAGCTGGCTTGCACAGTACGCAAAGATTGGCGGTAGTACGCTGGTCGCGATCGTTTCGGTATTAGTTGCTACAAACTTGGCCGAGCTCTGGAAGCAACAGACACTACGCAAATTGGTTCTAATGCTGGTGGCATACCTATTAGCAGTTGTGCTGCCTAGCCCGCCAGTGGGTGATTCGCTAAAGGTAGGGATAGTTCAGAGCGGCGTAGTTGGTTCTGAAGTCTCCGAATATTTACGCCCGGCCGAAGTGTTACGAAGGCAAATAGCGCAAACTGTCGCACACAAGGAGACCTTACGCGAGGCGGATTTTGTGCTTTGGCCAGAAAATTCAGTTAATCTCACTTCGTTTCAGGATAGTGCTGCATTCCAGATTCAAAATGCGGTAGATGTGGTCAATAAACCCTTTATCATCGGAGTGGTGCTGCAGAGAGCAGATGAAGCTCCAAGAAATCTGGCGGTTCTTTGGCAACCTAAGCTTGGACCCACTGCCTCATATGCCAAAAAGCATCTAGTTCCATTTGGTGAATACTTACCCCTGCGTAATCTTCTGGCCAGTCGAATTTCTCGTTTCGATCAAATTCCCGCAGATTTTGCTGCAGGATCAGGTGGCTCAATAGTGGAGGTTGGTGGACACAAAATAGGCTTAGCTATTTGTTTTGAAGTCGCCGATCAAGACCATCTTCAGCAATTAGTCCAAGGTGGCGCTGAGCTTCTCGTGACTCTTTCAAATAATGCAACTTACGTTGCGACCAACCAGCCGGCGCAACAATTTCAAATTTCGCGTTTTAGCTCGTTGGCCCACCAACGCAGTATGGTCATTGCCACCACAACGGGAACGTCAGGAGTAATCGCTTCAAACGGTCAAATTGTGAGCCGAATCGGCCACAATGAGGGGGCAGCAATTGTCTCTGAGGTAGACCTGGTGAACGGTAAAACCTTTGCCGATCGAAACCCGTTGCGTCTGGGACTTATTTTGGTTGTTCTTGCGGGACTTTGCTATTTAGAGAGAATTTCTCAGTTTGTCCAACGAAGAAGGGGAGCGGCAAGTCGAAAAGATAGCGCAGATAGGGTTGTCTAGTGGAAAATCCTGCGCACCTTGAACTAGGTAAGATTCTGGTAATCATCCCTACCTTTAATGAGATTGAAAGCCTGCCCCTGATAGTTACCGGATTACGTGAGCAGGTCCCTGCAGTGCACTTACTGATCGTTGATGACAATTCGCCCGACGGCACTGGCGAATTAGCCGATCAAATGGCCAATACTGACGCCAACATTCAAGTACTGCATCGAACCCAAAAGAATGGACTCGGTGCTGCCTATTTGGCCGGTTTTGCGTGGGCAAAAGCAAACAGTTTTCAAGTGGTAGTCGAAATGGATGCAGACGGCTCGCACCGCACCGCTGATTTACCAAAATTGCTTAATGCATTAGTTAACGCAGATGTGGTGCTTGGCTCACGCTGGGTTAGTGGTGGGGAAGTGGTGAATTGGCCGCTAAGTAGAAAGATTTTGTCTCGGGGTGGAAACATTTACACCAGACTACTTCTCAACATTCCCCTGCACGATGCAACCGGCGGTTTCCGAGCGTATCGAATGTCCGCACTTGATGCGATGAATGTTCAAACAGTTCAGAGTCAGGGATATTGCTTCCAAGTTGATTTAGCTTGGCGTGCGATACAAAACCACCTGCGCGTTGTTGAAGTCCCAATCACTTTCGTCGAACGCGAATTCGGCGAAAGCAAGATGGACTCCCGAATTGTCAAAGAGGCACTACGCCGGGTTACGGTATGGGGTTTGACAAAACGCCTGGACAAAATTTTGCGAATTTTTCGCGATTAGGCGCTACGCAACTGGTCAAAGTCGTGCATCTGGTGCAGCTTTAGCAAGAAGATTTGCGCCAAATCATTCTCGGTGCGGCGCTCTCGTACGATTTCATAATGCGACCTGCGGGCGCGAATCGGCTCAGGCTCTGGAATGCTCGCCCCAGGAAGAACCGCCACGAGACCGCACGCACAGTCCCAAGTGACTGGAATTTCTTCGGCATCCGCGGCAAACGGCAGGGTAGATTTGTGCCCGTCGATGCAGGTGTAGGTCACGAGCTGTACGGCTACATGATCGCCACGGTCTACTTCATAACTAACGTGACTCATTGAACTGCCACGCATTGATTCGTCCATCATGATGACCTCCCGTATTTGATTCGAGCAATCTGTTATCGCTTGTCTACCCAACGTAAATACACTCAAACAAAAAGTTCAGCCAAGCTTTTTCTAAGTAGTGTTACCCCGCCAACATCGTCTGAAAAACTCAGTTACCGGGAGAATTCTGAGTGTTACCAATAGGCGCAAAGCCAGACTAAACTCCGTGATTGAAGTCTCAGGGGCGCACACTAATTAGCCGATAAGATACATTATGTCAATCTAACAAAATCTTGCCAGTACTGATGGAATTGACGTGCGACGCACTCATTTACACCGATTCCCGGGCGCTACCCCGCGCTAGCTAATCGACTTGAAAGGCCTCAGGGCTTGGACAAGAGCAAACCAGGTTGCGGTCACCGTAAGCGCCATCAATTCGTCGAACTGGCGGCCAATATTTATTTCCGATGTTTCCCGCTGGATACGCACCAACCGTGCGCTGGTAGACATCAGTCCAGTTACCCAGAACAAACTCAGCGGTATGTGGGGCATTTACCAAAGGGTTGTCTTGGCCCTGCCAGGCTCCACTTTGTACTTCTCGGATCTCCGCTCGAATACTTCGCATGGCGAAAATGAATCGATCTAATTCTGCAAGCGATTCACTTTCTGTCGGTTCAATCATCAAAGTGCCTGGCACTGGAAATGACATAGTTGGCGCATGGAATCCATAGTCCATTAGGCGCTTAGCAACATCATCAACGGTGATCCCGCTTTCCTTGGTGATGTCACGCAAATCTAGGATGCACTCATGAGCAACTAGCCCCTGGTTTCCGCGATACAGCACTGGGTAGTCCGCCGAAAGCTCGGCAGCTAGATAGTTCGCACTAACCACGGCCACCGATGTAGCGTCTTTGAGACCTTGAGCACCCATTAAGCGGATGTAGGCCCAGGCTATGGGCAAGATGCTGGCGCTGCCCCAAGGAGCAGCACTGACCGGTCCTACCCCGCCGTCTGTGTAACCCTGCCCTAGGGGGCCCGCCTCGGGGCGAATTGGATGCGATGGCAAATAAGGTGCCAGGTGCTCTTTTACTGCCACTGGGCCAACCCCAGGTCCCCCGCCACCGTGTGGAATCGCGAAAGTTTTGTGCAGATTTAAGTGCGAAACATCAGCGCCAAATTTACCGGGTTTGGCTAGCCCCACTAACGCATTAAGGTTTGCGCCATCCACATAGACCTGACCGCCTGCATTATGAATGAGCTCGCAAATTTCTTGGACCGCAGACTCGTAGACGCCATGCGTCGACGGGTAAGTAATCATTAAAGCGGAAAGAGTCTGTGCATTCTGCTCAATTTTGGATTTGAGATCTGCTATGTCTACATTGCCTTGCTCGTCACAGGCAACAACGACCACCCGCATGCCTGCCATGACCGCAGAGGCTGCGTTCGTACCGTGGGCACTGCTTGGAATCAGACAGACATCGCGCTGTGCTTGTCCTTGCGCCTTGTGATACGCCCTAATGGCCAGCAGGCCAGCAAACTCCCCCTGAGAGCCAGCGTTTGGTTGGAGATTAACGCTGTCGTAGCCCGTAATCTCGGCTAGCCAGGTTTCGAGCTGGCGAATCATGGCTAAATAACCCTGCACAGTATCTAGTGGTGCGAAGGGATGAATCCCGCCAAACTCAGGCCAAGTAACAGCGGCCATCTCGGTGGTTGCGTTCAACTTCATAGTGCATGAACCAAGCGGAATCATTGAGCGATCTAGCGCAATGTCCTTGTCGCTCAGTCTTCTGATGTAGCGCAGCATGTCTGTTTCACTGTGATGGGAATTGAATACTTCATGAGTCAAGAAACTGCTCCCTCGAAGTAAATGTGAGGGCAAGGTTTCGAACTCTATCCCAAATTCTGGGGCAACCACTTCCCCACTGACACTCGCTATCGCTTGCCAGAGGGTCATTACCGTTTGTTTAGTGGAGGTCTCATCAAAACTAATACTGACAACATCTGCAGAAATTTCATGTACTGCAATTCCAGCGTTGCGGGCCGCTGCGACAATTGCGTTGGCCTTGCCAGCCAGTGTTACTTGTACCGTGTCAAAAAAGTCACTTGAAGTTGCTACTCCACAGTCACGAAGACCACCAGCAAATGAACTTGCCAGCTGATTTGTTCTGCGGGCTATTCGAGTTAATCCATTCGGGCCGTGATAGACCGCATACATGGAGGCAAGAACCGCTAAGAGTACCTGGGCTGTGCAGATATTGCTTGTTGCCTTATCACGTCGGATGTGCTGTTCCCGAGTTTGTAAAGCAAGACGGTAGGCCAAGTTACCTGCTGCATCTTTAGTAACTCCGACCAAGCGTCCAGGCAGTGAGCGCTCTAGGCCACTTCGCACAGCCATAAAGCCAGCGTGTGGACCACCGAAGCCGATTGGGACACCAAAGCGCTGTGTGGAACCAACAGCGATGTCCGCTCCCCACTCTCCCGGTGGCGTTAGCAGTGTAAGAGCGAGCAGATCGGTTACTGCAACTACAAGAGCGCCAGCAGCATGGGCGGTGGTAACTAAAACTCGAAGGTCGCGAACGCTACCACTGCTTGCTGGGAAACTTACCAATAATCCGAAGCACTCCTCAATTTCATCGCTACAGGTGCTCACATCAATTAGATGAATGTCTATCCCTAGTGGCTCGGCTCTAGTTTGCAACACTGCAAGAGTTTGTGGATGCGTGTCCGCATCAACAAGGAAAATGTTTGACTGTGATTTGCTCATTCGGCGAATCAAAGTCATCGCTTCTGCGGCTGCCGTTGATTCGTCTAAAAGTGACGCACTTGCGATGTCCAAGCCCGTTAAATCGGTAACCATTGTCTGAAAATTGAGTAAGGCCTCAAGGCGTCCCTGGGAAATTTCTGGTTGATAAGGTGTGTAAGCGGTGTACCAGGCTGGATTTTCGAATATGTTTCGCGCGATAACACCTGGAGTATGTGTTCCGTAGTAGCCAAGCCCGATCATTGGCGTTAACACGATATTTTTGCCAGCGAGATCGCGCAATTCGGCTAACACTTCTGGTTCCGATCGCCCAGCTGGAATTTCTAGTTCCTCAGTTAGTGCAATACCTTGGGGTACAGCAACTGCAATTAGTTCCTCTAAATTTGCATAACCAAGCTTGTCTAGCATGTGTGTCAGCTGATGTCCATCGGGACCGATATGTCGATCAGCGAAAATTTCATCTGATTTTTGTACTGAAATAAGGTCAGCCACTTTTACTCCACAACAAAGACGGATGCGTTTGCGCATCTCCCCCTCTGTTGCCGTGCTGCTTCAGAGTTGCTGATCCCGCAAGGTCCCTTTGCCTGAGAGGTTATGAGGACATTTGCCCCGTCGGCGTTGCGCTAAGCGCAAACTCTCCCTTGCAGGTTCGTAAGCAACTCTATTCTACCGCAGGACGCATGGTGCAGCGTGTTAGGCTCCTTCGCGTGCCTTACGACGCAGAGATAGCTCGTCGGTTGCGTTAGACATTGGTGCTTCCAGGACAGTTCGCTCGCTCGGTAGATGACTTAAGCTTCCGGCGACTTCACGCCAGACACCGCCTATCGCAATCCCAAAAACCGCCTGCCCATGTGCCAAGAGGTCAATAATTTCGTCTGCGGACATACAGGCATAGACGCTGACTCCATCACTCATAAGAGTAATTTGGGTGAGATCTCCTATTCCGCGAGTTCTCAAGTATTCAATGGCGGTCCGGATCTGCTGCAGTGATACGCCGGCGTCAAGCAGGCGCTTGACCACTTTGAGTTCCAAGATGTCGCGAAAACCGTAGAGTCTTGAAGTACCTGAACCCGTGGCTGGCCTAACTGTAGGTTCAACCAGACCCGTGCGAGCCCAGTAGTCAAGCTGCCGATACGTAATCCCGACTACCCCGGCGGCTACCGGACCACGGAAACCCAATTGCGAAAGCTCTGAAATTGGAGTTTGGTCAGCGAATAAACCCTGCTCTTCGGCAACAATTTGCGCCTGGGCTCTTGCTACTTCATCAGCGATCGATTCGGGTGCAGTACCCTCAAATTCGGTCATTGACTATCTCCTCGGTGAAGGTGGACCTAGTCCACGGGGAAACCTTCGGATACTCACGATATGTGCATCTCAGGTTGAGGTCAATTAACTTGACCACGACACGCCGACCGTCAAGCCTAAATCTCTACTTCAGGGTTTGTTAGACCTAAAAAAACCGTATTTTGGCTAAGAAAAGTCTTCTGGCTTGATCTGGTCCAGAAACTCGCGAAATTGCTCCAACTCTGTGTCGGTGTCGGATTCCTGCTCCTGCTCAGAAACGAATTGTCCAGCCGTGGCCATTACGTCATCACTGACATAAATCGGCACATCGGCTCTAATTGCCAAAGCCACTGCATCAGATGGTCGAGCACTTACTGCGTCATGGGTGCTGAACTGCAGGACGGCATAAAACACACCGTCTTGAAGTTCGGTCACCTCAACGCTTACCAGTTTTTCAGAAAAATCGGTGATTACATTGAGTAATAAATCGTGCGTCATCGGCCTGCTTACCGCAACTCCATCAAGGGCCATTGAGATTGCACTAGCTTCGGGCATCCCGATCCACAGTGGCAGAAATCTAGGGCTATCAATCTCGCGCAAAATCAATACTGGCTGGTTAGATGGGAACTCGATCCGAACGCCGACAACTTCTACCTGAACCATATGGCTAGTTTATGCCAGAAGTTAAAGTTGTTCGTCCAAAATTTGTCGGAGCACTAGTTCGTGCAGGCGCAAAAGTGCGTTTGAAATTTGTAGTGCCAGTTCAGCAACCTCTGCATTTGAGGCACCATTTCTACCGGAACGCGCAGCAGTTATCAGCGGAGCGAACAAATCAATTTCTCTACCGGCTGAAGACTTCACAGTTTTCAGGTGTCTTGGCTCTAAACCAAATCCTGCTAGCAAGCCAGCCGTTTCGACAATCGTCAAATCTCTGCCACTAAATAGTCCTTGCTCATCTGGTCTGATAAGACTGAAAGTTAGCAGATCCTTAACCAGGTCCTCAGCTTGCCCAGAATTTTCCAATAACTCTTCACGAGTAAGTCGAACCGCCTTAACATTGGCAGACTCAACCAAGCTGTCGGTACTAACCAGCGCACGAGGAGGTTTGGGCGTGACATCTCCAACGGCTGGTGGTTCAAGCCCTCGATCCATGGCTTCGATGTGGTTCTTAATGACCTTCAAGGGAAGGAAATGATCCCGTTGCATGCGCAGAATGTAGCGAAGTCTCTCAACATCAATAAGACTGAACTTGCGGTACCCACTTGCAGTGCGAGTTGGCGTTATCAGCTCATGGGTTTCCAGGAACCTGATTTTCGAAATAGTTATTTCGGGAAACTCTTCGGAAATTCGGTTAATTACCTCACCGATTGTAAATAGTGCATGACCAGATGCAGTGCGCGGAAACTCTTGTGCCATGTGAATTAGGCCTGACTCTGGTTTGCAATGAAAACTAGGCGATACTTACCTATTTGCACATCGTCATTATTTGCTAGCACCACTGAGTTGACCAGCCGTCGATTGACGTAAGTTCCGTTGAGGCTGCCAGAGTCAGTTAGAACCCAGCCCTGAGTCGTGAAAGTTAAAGTAGCATGCTGGCGGGAAACGGTTACGTCGTCCAAAAAGATGGAACTCTCTGGTGAGCGGCCGATTGTTACTGACTCAGGATTAGTTGCCGTCAAGGTGAAGCGAACACCTTCTAAACTTCCCCGAGTCACCACCAGCACTGCGTTGCTACCGGCCAACTCAGCGAAGTGCACTGGATTGACGATCGGTACTTCGGTGGTTTCAACTACATTAGCGATGTCGTAAATGCCTGTTGTTTGCGTGGTTGTTGGCATGGCGGCGCCGCAAGATGAACAAAAACGGGCACCCGGCTCGTTCTCATGCTCACACATCGAACAACTGGTCATTTTGGCCTTCCAATATCAACCTGTGATTTGTTGATACGCTACCGCGTCTAACAGCTCTGCGACAGCAACTTCAGCATTTTCGACAATTATGTCGGCTAGCCACCCAGACGCATAAGGATCCGAGTTAATCACTTCGGGCGCGGTCTCCACTGCGTCATTTCGGGCCGCTACCTTGCCAGAAACTGGAGCAAATATATCGCTCACGCTTTTAGTGGATTCTACTTCCCCACAATGTGCTCCAGCTGTAACGTTCTGTCCGACCGACGGCAAACTCACAAAAACTATGTCACCAAG carries:
- a CDS encoding aminopeptidase P family protein, producing MISLAYDKRISRLKQAMESDDLDAVFITPSSDLRYLTGYQALPLERLTCLIVSSGQTTKLLVPRLELPAAQVHDLAQFDIELVAWDETDDPIAMLAKLTGSVSRVAVADTMWAQKALAIQSALSATTVAAGSLLSQLREVKEDAELSAIAKAGLAIDAVHDQMGNWLRAGRSERDVARDIADAIVSSGHERVDFVIVASGPNGASPHHESSDRIIEPGDPVVVDIGGTMPSGYCSDSTRMYAVGTPSAQYFASYKILQEAQSAAVDGISAGMTGAAADAIARDILTEGGLGEYFVHRTGHGLGLDTHEEPYIVASNQKPLVAGNVFSIEPGFYIPGKYGARIEDIVALTETGLVNFNNTSHDLAIL
- the lnt gene encoding apolipoprotein N-acyltransferase; this translates as MTELRMFNFRTVFKSIFAGVILYSSFIWSSWVLVLFSLAWLYRLLIDQPLKARFWIVLSFGLGFFVPLLRWIAVLGTDAHALLVLLCLSFFIFLALTPVEANSTRGKIEFAIIWAAIELLRSNFPWGGFSWGLLSYPASSSWLAQYAKIGGSTLVAIVSVLVATNLAELWKQQTLRKLVLMLVAYLLAVVLPSPPVGDSLKVGIVQSGVVGSEVSEYLRPAEVLRRQIAQTVAHKETLREADFVLWPENSVNLTSFQDSAAFQIQNAVDVVNKPFIIGVVLQRADEAPRNLAVLWQPKLGPTASYAKKHLVPFGEYLPLRNLLASRISRFDQIPADFAAGSGGSIVEVGGHKIGLAICFEVADQDHLQQLVQGGAELLVTLSNNATYVATNQPAQQFQISRFSSLAHQRSMVIATTTGTSGVIASNGQIVSRIGHNEGAAIVSEVDLVNGKTFADRNPLRLGLILVVLAGLCYLERISQFVQRRRGAASRKDSADRVV
- a CDS encoding polyprenol monophosphomannose synthase — translated: MLVIIPTFNEIESLPLIVTGLREQVPAVHLLIVDDNSPDGTGELADQMANTDANIQVLHRTQKNGLGAAYLAGFAWAKANSFQVVVEMDADGSHRTADLPKLLNALVNADVVLGSRWVSGGEVVNWPLSRKILSRGGNIYTRLLLNIPLHDATGGFRAYRMSALDAMNVQTVQSQGYCFQVDLAWRAIQNHLRVVEVPITFVEREFGESKMDSRIVKEALRRVTVWGLTKRLDKILRIFRD
- a CDS encoding 5'-3' exonuclease encodes the protein MVKGLYFDSATLYYRAFFAVPDSVRAPDGTPSGAVRGFLEMTSTLISQFPADHVVFAWDLDWRPQWRVDLIPSYKTHRLEPDARLGEGEEDVPDQLSAQIDAIAAILDAVGVPRLGEDGFEADDILGSLVAQHKHEADIVTGDRDLFQLVNDESKHRVISITKGIRNLVFVDDSYLLQTYGVTGSQYSAFAALRGDSSDGLPGVRGIGEKGAAALIAAHDSIPGLMAAVNEVSSGISKSHRTKLLTQIDELPNMLKVVQVRTDARVTRKLVPVSRIKDSSSLAELARDWGVSRQVNAFLVALNLPKLDSVDS
- a CDS encoding RNA polymerase-binding protein RbpA, encoding MMDESMRGSSMSHVSYEVDRGDHVAVQLVTYTCIDGHKSTLPFAADAEEIPVTWDCACGLVAVLPGASIPEPEPIRARRSHYEIVRERRTENDLAQIFLLKLHQMHDFDQLRSA
- a CDS encoding amidohydrolase, which gives rise to MSSTLIVGRSVYAPGVVGAQAVLFEEEQIVWVGDKFTAQTFKVEVDNYVEHPDAFIGPGFVDAHVHLSATGLRLLGADLSAATSWSDLALRTAKYLSASNSNRNFLFGWDESGWPDDFSQFLDALPQALRVKSFYLARIDGHSAVVNQMEDSSGPKVLSGQVRQKYWEEYSSGFDSDFYTQSITAALKKAASFGVVSVHENAGPTVSSKADFLSVLSVAKSNDLPGVVPYWASADIDEALALGAFGVAGDFSVDGSLGSRTALLTESYSDQPDTRGFAQLSVPEIAAQIVRATRRGVQAGFHAIGDLACEKVHEGFLQALTEVTPAQVRACRHRIEHLSMPTCEALELFAGLGVVASVQPSFDAYWGTKAGMYESRLGSARLAQTHPFHKMIEAGMALAFGSDSPVTQSSPWDWIRAATTHNQVESQISDRAAFNAATRGGHRAARNDAAGVIQVGHRADLAIWQVENYNSGQAATVTQSWSTDPRSGLPALPDLSEGNPECLLTVRAGRVIYDRATHV